A genome region from Neisseria meningitidis includes the following:
- the ligA gene encoding NAD-dependent DNA ligase LigA produces the protein MNPNSKHNTNFTNLLKPSDSDIKQFAAQHIRHLTDLLNRYAYEYYTLDAPSVPDAEYDKLFRELEALERNHPELKLPDSPTQRVGGEPLAGFAEVRHEVPMLSLTNAFSPQDENGVFDHAEMYAFDQRVRDGLDGGKPEYVIEPKFDGLAISLLYRDGVLVQAATRGDGTTGEDVTQNVKTVANIPLRLHGENTPELIEVRGEVLMLKADFAALNKRQAENGQKPFANPRNAAAGSLRQLDSRITAQRKLHFFPYSVARQQGGFVAEEHIQELAYFQALGFSLPNGNFGCFKNIDEVLTFYEQMQQKRPELPYEIDGMVVKVNSLAQQRELGFISRAPRWAVAHKFPAEEALTIVEAIDVQIGRTGAVTPVARLQPVFVGGVTVTNATLHNQDEVSRKDVRVGDTVVVRRAGDVIPEVVRVIFERRPMRETAVAVSDGIGHRQDDLFAETPSANQTQSVPLHKPYRLPTHCPICRSEIEREEGEAVARCSGGMLCQAQRAQGLIHFASRKAMDIDGLGEKQIEQLVAQDLVLHFADLYRLDIPTLQKMKETADKTVAESDQMPSEGSSVGASGKHKKQPVKWAENILAGIESGKTPELARFLFALGIRHVGERTAKTLAQAFGTLERVRRAPEPVLACLPDIGTVVARSIAHFFAQAEQQAMIDELLAAGVAPQTQAVTIPPARHAEPQRWIARLPDFKISENKAQALWELAGKNIEGLQNDKALPADWQAWRSEPQNAALLENLKTFFAQMPSEDEAAQGSDGINKAVAGKTFVLTGTLPTLKRDQAQSLIEAAGGKVSGSVSKKTDYVVAGEAAGSKLEKANALGVSILSEAELLTLLG, from the coding sequence ATGAATCCAAACTCAAAACATAACACTAACTTTACCAATCTTCTTAAACCGTCTGATAGTGATATAAAACAATTTGCCGCACAACACATCCGCCACCTCACCGACCTGCTCAACCGCTATGCCTACGAATACTACACCCTCGACGCGCCCAGCGTACCCGATGCCGAATACGACAAATTATTCCGCGAGCTCGAAGCGTTGGAACGAAACCATCCCGAGCTCAAACTGCCCGACAGCCCGACCCAGCGCGTCGGCGGCGAGCCTCTGGCGGGATTTGCCGAAGTACGCCACGAAGTGCCGATGCTGTCGCTGACCAACGCCTTTTCCCCGCAAGATGAAAACGGCGTGTTCGACCATGCAGAAATGTACGCTTTCGACCAACGCGTGCGCGACGGTTTGGACGGCGGCAAACCCGAATACGTTATCGAACCCAAATTCGACGGCCTCGCCATCAGCCTGCTCTACCGCGACGGCGTATTGGTACAGGCGGCAACGCGCGGCGACGGCACAACGGGCGAAGACGTTACCCAAAACGTCAAAACCGTCGCCAATATCCCCCTGCGGCTGCACGGCGAAAACACGCCCGAACTCATCGAAGTGCGCGGCGAAGTGCTGATGCTCAAAGCCGATTTTGCCGCCCTCAATAAAAGACAAGCCGAAAACGGGCAAAAACCCTTTGCCAATCCGCGCAACGCCGCCGCCGGCAGCCTACGCCAACTCGATTCGCGCATCACTGCGCAACGCAAATTGCACTTTTTCCCCTACTCCGTCGCCCGTCAGCAAGGCGGTTTCGTCGCGGAAGAACACATCCAAGAACTCGCCTATTTCCAAGCACTCGGCTTCAGTCTGCCCAACGGCAATTTCGGCTGTTTCAAAAATATCGACGAAGTATTGACGTTTTACGAACAAATGCAGCAAAAACGCCCCGAACTGCCCTACGAAATCGACGGCATGGTGGTCAAAGTCAACAGCTTGGCGCAACAGCGCGAACTCGGCTTCATCTCCCGCGCGCCGCGCTGGGCGGTTGCCCACAAATTCCCTGCCGAAGAAGCCCTGACCATTGTCGAAGCCATAGACGTACAAATCGGGCGCACCGGCGCGGTTACCCCCGTCGCCCGCCTGCAACCCGTATTCGTCGGCGGCGTAACCGTTACCAACGCCACCCTGCACAATCAGGACGAAGTATCGCGCAAAGACGTTCGCGTCGGCGATACCGTCGTCGTACGCCGTGCCGGAGACGTGATTCCCGAAGTTGTGCGCGTGATTTTTGAACGCCGCCCGATGCGGGAAACCGCCGTTGCTGTTTCAGACGGCATCGGGCATCGGCAGGACGATTTGTTTGCCGAAACACCGTCCGCCAATCAAACCCAATCCGTTCCGCTCCACAAGCCCTACCGCCTGCCGACCCACTGCCCCATCTGCCGCAGCGAAATCGAACGCGAAGAAGGCGAAGCCGTCGCCCGATGCAGCGGCGGTATGCTTTGTCAGGCACAACGCGCGCAAGGCTTAATCCACTTCGCCTCGCGCAAAGCCATGGACATCGACGGCTTGGGTGAAAAACAAATCGAACAGCTGGTCGCCCAAGACCTCGTCCTCCACTTCGCCGACCTCTACCGCCTCGATATTCCGACCCTGCAAAAAATGAAGGAAACGGCGGACAAAACCGTTGCCGAATCGGATCAAATGCCGTCTGAAGGCAGTTCGGTCGGCGCGTCGGGCAAACATAAAAAACAACCGGTCAAGTGGGCGGAAAACATCCTCGCAGGCATAGAATCCGGCAAAACGCCCGAACTCGCGCGCTTCCTGTTCGCGCTCGGCATCCGCCACGTCGGCGAACGCACCGCCAAAACGCTGGCACAGGCATTCGGCACATTGGAACGCGTCCGCCGCGCACCCGAACCCGTCCTCGCCTGCCTGCCCGACATCGGTACGGTAGTGGCGCGTTCCATTGCCCACTTCTTCGCCCAAGCCGAACAGCAGGCGATGATAGACGAACTGCTCGCCGCAGGCGTTGCCCCGCAAACCCAAGCCGTTACCATCCCGCCCGCCCGCCACGCCGAACCGCAACGCTGGATCGCCCGCCTGCCCGACTTCAAAATTAGCGAAAACAAAGCCCAAGCCTTATGGGAACTCGCTGGTAAAAACATAGAAGGTCTACAAAACGACAAAGCCCTCCCCGCCGACTGGCAAGCATGGCGCAGCGAACCACAAAACGCCGCCCTACTCGAAAACCTGAAAACCTTCTTCGCGCAAATGCCGTCTGAAGACGAGGCGGCGCAAGGTTCAGACGGCATCAATAAAGCCGTAGCGGGCAAAACCTTCGTGTTAACTGGCACACTGCCCACCCTCAAACGCGACCAAGCCCAATCCCTAATCGAAGCCGCAGGCGGCAAAGTTTCCGGCAGCGTTTCCAAAAAAACCGATTACGTCGTCGCTGGAGAAGCCGCGGGCAGCAAGCTGGAAAAAGCCAATGCCTTGGGTGTTTCCATCCTCAGCGAAGCCGAACTGCTTACCCTGCTCGGCTGA
- the hemW gene encoding radical SAM family heme chaperone HemW, whose product MHTISFPNRTRLTALPPLSLYIHIPWCIKKCPYCDFNSHSLKNGLPEAAYIDALLTDLQLELPNIWGRPVETIFFGGGTPSLFQAESIDRLLSGVRSLLRLQPEAEITLEANPGTFEIEKFQGFKDAGITRLSIGVQSFNDDMLSRLGRVHNGKEALTAIDTALKLFDKVNIDLMYALPNQTVQTALDDVQTAIATGATHISAYHLTMEPNTPFGHTPPKGLPQDEAALDIEDAVHGALESAGFVHYETSAFAKPAMQCRHNLNYWQFGDYLGIGAGAHGKISYPDRIERTVRRRHPNDYLALMQNRPSEAVERKTVAAEDLPFEFMMNALRLTDGVPTAMLQERTGVPSAKIMAQIETARQKGLLETDPAVFRPTEKGRLFLNDLLQCFL is encoded by the coding sequence ATGCACACCATTTCCTTTCCAAACCGCACCCGACTCACCGCCCTGCCGCCCCTGTCGCTTTACATCCACATCCCGTGGTGCATCAAAAAATGCCCGTATTGCGACTTCAATTCCCACAGCCTGAAAAACGGATTGCCCGAAGCCGCCTATATCGACGCGCTGCTGACCGACTTGCAGCTTGAATTGCCCAATATTTGGGGCAGACCGGTGGAAACGATCTTTTTCGGCGGCGGTACGCCCAGCCTGTTTCAGGCGGAATCGATTGACCGTTTGTTGAGCGGCGTGCGTTCGCTGTTGCGCTTGCAGCCGGAAGCGGAAATTACGTTGGAAGCCAATCCGGGGACGTTTGAAATCGAGAAGTTTCAAGGATTTAAAGACGCAGGCATCACGCGGCTTTCTATTGGCGTACAGAGTTTCAACGACGATATGCTCTCAAGGCTGGGGCGCGTCCACAACGGTAAGGAAGCCTTAACCGCTATCGATACCGCCTTGAAATTATTTGATAAAGTCAATATCGACTTGATGTATGCCCTGCCGAACCAAACCGTTCAGACGGCATTGGACGACGTACAAACCGCCATCGCTACGGGTGCGACCCACATCAGCGCGTATCATCTGACGATGGAACCGAACACGCCGTTCGGTCATACGCCGCCGAAAGGTTTGCCGCAAGACGAAGCCGCCCTCGACATCGAAGACGCGGTACACGGCGCGCTGGAAAGCGCGGGTTTTGTCCACTACGAAACATCGGCTTTTGCGAAACCAGCCATGCAGTGCCGCCACAATTTGAACTACTGGCAGTTCGGCGATTATTTAGGCATAGGCGCGGGCGCGCACGGCAAAATTTCCTATCCCGACCGCATCGAGCGCACCGTCCGCCGCCGCCACCCCAACGACTACCTCGCCTTAATGCAAAACCGACCGAGCGAAGCCGTCGAACGCAAAACCGTCGCCGCCGAAGATTTGCCGTTCGAATTCATGATGAACGCCCTGCGCCTGACCGACGGCGTACCCACCGCGATGTTGCAGGAGCGCACGGGCGTACCGAGTGCCAAAATCATGGCGCAAATCGAAACGGCAAGGCAAAAAGGCCTGCTGGAAACCGACCCCGCCGTATTCCGCCCGACCGAAAAAGGACGCTTGTTTTTAAACGATTTGCTGCAGTGTTTTTTATAG
- the nspA gene encoding outer membrane beta-barrel protein NspA has protein sequence MKKALATLIALALPAAALAEGASGFYVQADAAHAKASSSLGSAKGFSPRISAGYRINDLRFAVDYTRYKNYKAPSTDFKLYSIGASAIYDFDTQSPVKPYLGARLSLNRASVDLGGSDSFSQTSTGLGVLAGVSYAVTPNVDLDAGYRYNYIGKVNTVKNVRSGELSAGVRVKF, from the coding sequence ATGAAAAAAGCACTTGCCACACTGATTGCCCTCGCTCTCCCGGCCGCCGCACTGGCGGAAGGCGCATCCGGCTTTTACGTCCAAGCCGATGCCGCACACGCAAAAGCCTCAAGCTCTTTAGGTTCTGCCAAAGGCTTCAGCCCGCGCATCTCCGCAGGCTACCGCATCAACGACCTCCGCTTCGCCGTCGATTACACGCGCTACAAAAACTATAAAGCCCCATCCACCGATTTCAAACTTTACAGCATCGGCGCGTCCGCCATTTACGACTTCGACACCCAATCGCCCGTCAAACCGTATCTCGGCGCGCGCTTGAGCCTCAACCGCGCCTCCGTCGACTTGGGCGGCAGCGACAGCTTCAGCCAAACCTCCACCGGCCTCGGCGTATTGGCGGGCGTAAGCTATGCCGTTACCCCGAATGTCGATTTGGATGCCGGCTACCGCTACAACTACATCGGCAAAGTCAACACTGTCAAAAACGTCCGTTCCGGCGAACTGTCCGCCGGTGTGCGCGTCAAATTCTGA
- a CDS encoding RidA family protein, with amino-acid sequence MSKTIIHTDKAPAAIGAYSQAVRAGDTVYMSGQIPLDPATMTVVGNGDFRAEARQVFKNLQAVAEAAGGTLADIVKLNAYLTDLANFAVFNEVMAEFIAEPFPARAAVGVASLPKGVQVEAEAVLVLNA; translated from the coding sequence ATGTCCAAAACCATCATCCACACCGACAAAGCCCCTGCCGCCATCGGCGCATACAGCCAAGCCGTCCGAGCAGGCGACACCGTTTACATGAGCGGTCAAATCCCCCTCGATCCCGCCACGATGACCGTTGTCGGCAACGGCGATTTCCGCGCCGAAGCGCGCCAGGTCTTTAAAAACCTGCAGGCCGTCGCCGAAGCTGCAGGCGGCACGCTGGCCGACATCGTCAAGCTCAACGCCTACCTGACCGACCTTGCCAACTTCGCCGTCTTCAACGAAGTGATGGCGGAATTTATTGCCGAGCCCTTCCCCGCCCGCGCCGCCGTCGGCGTTGCCTCGCTGCCCAAAGGCGTGCAGGTCGAAGCCGAAGCCGTCCTCGTTTTGAACGCATAA
- a CDS encoding symmetrical bis(5'-nucleosyl)-tetraphosphatase yields the protein MAHYAIGDIQGCFDELTALLGKIGFNHGTDTLWLTGDIVNRGPKSLETLQFCIRHENSVQIVLGNHDLHLLAVGYGEGAPKRSDTIEPILKHPDGRKMLDWLRAQPLLIREGNRVMVHAGILPQWRITKAESLAGEAEAELRGKKYVKFFSKMYGNKPAAWDEGLEGYARLRFIVNAFTRMRALTFKNELDFDYKSTVKKMPLYLRPWFKAPDRQNLDHTIIFGHWSSLGYTNADNVISLDTGALWGGQLTAVNLETEEITQVQAAGGIDWKSFTK from the coding sequence ATGGCACATTACGCAATCGGCGACATCCAAGGCTGTTTCGACGAACTGACCGCGCTGCTCGGCAAAATCGGCTTCAACCACGGCACAGACACCCTCTGGCTGACGGGCGACATCGTCAACCGCGGCCCGAAATCCCTCGAAACGCTGCAATTCTGCATCCGGCACGAAAACAGCGTGCAAATCGTCCTCGGCAACCACGACCTGCACCTGCTTGCCGTCGGCTACGGCGAAGGCGCGCCCAAACGCAGCGACACAATCGAACCCATACTCAAACACCCCGACGGCAGAAAAATGCTCGACTGGCTGCGCGCGCAACCGCTGTTGATACGCGAGGGCAACCGCGTGATGGTACACGCCGGCATCCTGCCGCAATGGCGCATAACCAAAGCCGAATCGCTCGCCGGAGAAGCCGAAGCCGAACTGCGCGGCAAAAAATACGTCAAATTCTTCTCCAAAATGTACGGCAACAAACCGGCCGCATGGGACGAAGGTTTGGAAGGCTATGCCCGCCTGCGCTTCATCGTCAACGCCTTCACGCGGATGCGCGCCCTGACCTTTAAAAACGAACTGGATTTCGACTACAAATCCACAGTGAAAAAAATGCCGCTTTACCTGCGCCCGTGGTTCAAAGCCCCCGACCGGCAAAACCTCGACCACACCATCATCTTCGGACACTGGTCTTCCTTGGGCTACACGAATGCCGACAACGTCATCTCGCTGGACACCGGCGCACTGTGGGGCGGACAGCTGACCGCCGTCAATCTCGAAACGGAAGAAATTACCCAAGTCCAAGCCGCCGGCGGCATAGACTGGAAAAGCTTCACAAAATAA
- a CDS encoding TrkH family potassium uptake protein has translation MHKILPIAHVLSRLGMLFSFILLIPAALSYAFSDGAYTAFATTATVTLSGSYIVRLATLRFRRELRPRDGFTLVLMLWLAFAAMAAMPMYLYFPNMGFTDAFFESMSGLTTTGATVIPHVDGLAPSVNFWRHMLNWLGGMGIIVLAVAILPMLGVGGTQLFKAEIPGIDKESKMSPRISQVAKKLWFGYTLITILAAACLHFAGMSWFDAVCHAMATLSLGGFSTHDASIAYYNSPLIEAVIIVFTIVGGINFASHFAALNSRSLKTYWKDEECRTMLLLLSGSILTAALYLWHTGYYAGFTESLRYTAFNFVSIGLANGLANTDFAQWPLLISLWMFFLANILANSGSTGGGIKTIRALVLFKFSLREMMVLLHPKAVRTVKISGKAIPDRLALTVMSFIFIYFMTVVLFSFLLMASGMEFTTAFTAVIACITNAGPGLGEVGPAGNYAGLDVMQKWICVTAMLLGRLEIFTVFILFTPAYWKK, from the coding sequence ATGCACAAAATCCTGCCCATCGCCCACGTCCTCTCCCGACTGGGTATGCTGTTTTCCTTTATCCTGCTGATACCCGCCGCCCTCTCCTACGCCTTTTCGGACGGCGCGTACACCGCCTTCGCCACCACCGCGACCGTTACCCTTTCCGGCTCGTACATCGTCCGGCTCGCCACCCTCCGGTTCAGGCGCGAACTGCGCCCGCGCGACGGCTTCACCCTCGTCCTGATGTTGTGGCTGGCGTTTGCCGCTATGGCGGCGATGCCGATGTACCTGTATTTCCCGAATATGGGCTTTACCGACGCATTTTTTGAATCGATGTCGGGACTGACCACCACCGGCGCGACCGTCATCCCCCACGTCGACGGGCTCGCCCCCTCCGTCAACTTTTGGCGGCATATGCTCAACTGGCTGGGTGGGATGGGCATCATCGTCCTTGCCGTCGCCATCCTGCCTATGCTCGGCGTAGGCGGCACGCAGTTATTCAAAGCCGAAATCCCCGGCATTGACAAAGAAAGCAAAATGTCGCCGCGCATTTCCCAAGTGGCGAAAAAACTCTGGTTCGGCTACACCCTGATCACCATCCTCGCGGCAGCCTGCCTGCATTTTGCCGGGATGAGCTGGTTCGATGCCGTCTGTCACGCAATGGCGACCCTCTCGCTGGGCGGATTTTCCACCCACGATGCCAGCATAGCTTATTACAACTCCCCCCTCATCGAGGCGGTCATCATCGTTTTCACCATTGTCGGCGGCATCAATTTTGCCAGCCATTTCGCCGCCCTCAACAGCCGCAGCCTCAAAACCTATTGGAAAGACGAAGAATGCCGGACGATGCTGCTGCTGCTCTCCGGCAGCATCCTTACCGCCGCCCTGTACCTGTGGCACACCGGCTATTACGCCGGTTTTACCGAATCCCTGCGCTACACCGCCTTCAACTTCGTCTCCATCGGACTGGCAAACGGGCTGGCCAACACCGACTTCGCACAATGGCCGCTCCTGATTTCCCTGTGGATGTTTTTCCTCGCCAACATCCTCGCCAACTCCGGCTCGACCGGCGGCGGCATCAAAACCATACGCGCCCTCGTCCTGTTCAAATTCAGCCTGCGCGAAATGATGGTGCTGCTGCACCCCAAAGCCGTCCGCACCGTCAAAATCAGCGGCAAGGCCATACCCGACCGCCTCGCGCTGACCGTTATGTCCTTCATCTTCATCTACTTTATGACCGTCGTCCTCTTCAGCTTCCTGCTGATGGCGAGCGGTATGGAATTTACCACCGCCTTCACCGCCGTCATCGCCTGCATCACCAACGCCGGCCCCGGCCTGGGCGAAGTCGGGCCCGCCGGCAATTACGCCGGTTTGGACGTGATGCAGAAATGGATCTGCGTTACCGCCATGCTCTTGGGCAGGCTGGAAATCTTCACCGTCTTCATCCTCTTCACCCCCGCCTACTGGAAGAAATAA
- a CDS encoding HNH endonuclease produces the protein MKDSTGQMRLATKDLAEAIKRGEVRSSAFTTKQLKAIEKGESKIPDYTWHHHQDTGRMQLINEDLHHDTGHIGWRAMSKGK, from the coding sequence TTGAAGGATTCTACAGGGCAAATGAGGCTGGCAACCAAGGATTTGGCGGAAGCCATTAAACGAGGAGAAGTACGTAGTTCTGCTTTTACAACAAAGCAACTAAAGGCAATCGAAAAAGGAGAATCTAAAATACCGGATTACACTTGGCATCATCATCAAGACACTGGAAGGATGCAATTGATTAATGAAGACTTGCATCATGATACCGGCCATATCGGTTGGAGAGCGATGAGTAAAGGAAAGTAA
- the imm31 gene encoding Imm31 family immunity protein, which translates to MTNLKLDFYSEVIIKDSCPNDLLENGETIKGKKGVVLGISEEDGIIYGYTILLFDIKYCIYIDKKYIIPTGKKFSRDDFY; encoded by the coding sequence ATGACTAATTTAAAATTAGATTTCTACTCTGAAGTTATTATAAAAGATTCTTGCCCTAATGATTTGTTAGAAAATGGTGAGACTATTAAAGGAAAAAAAGGAGTGGTATTAGGTATAAGCGAAGAAGATGGTATAATCTATGGCTATACTATTTTACTTTTTGATATAAAATATTGTATATATATAGATAAGAAATATATTATACCGACTGGAAAAAAATTCTCTCGCGATGATTTTTATTAG
- a CDS encoding MafB family polymorphic toxin (MafB polymorphic toxins, described in Neisseria, are fratricidal toxins the provide a competitive advantage. Each MafB is accompanied by an immunity protein MafI.), with the protein MGISRKISLILSILAVCLPMHAHASDLANDSFIRQVLDRQHFEPDGKYHLFGSRGELAERSGHIGLGNIQSHQLGNLFIQQAAIKGNIGYIVRFSDHGHEVHSPFDNHASHSDSDEAGSPVDGFSLYRIHWDGYEHHPADGYDGPQGGGYPAPKGARDIYSYDIKGVAQNIRLNLTDNRSTGQRLVDRFHNTGSMLTQGVGDGFKRATRYSPELDRSGNAAEAFNGTADIVKNIIGAAGEIVGAGDAVQGISEGSNIAVMHGLGLLSTENKMARINDLADMAQLKDYAAAAIRDWAVQNPNAAQGIEAVSNIFTAVIPVKGIGAVRGKYGLGGITAHPVKRSQMGEIALPKGKSAVSDNFADAAYAKYPSPYHSRNIRSNLEQRYGKENITSSTVPPSNGKNVKLANKRHPKTKVPFDGKGFPNFEKDVKYDTRINTAVPQVNPIDEPVFNPKGSVGSAHSWSITARIQYAKLPRQGRIRYIPPKNYSPSAPLPKGPNNGYLDKFGNEWTKGPSRTKGQEFEWDVQLSKTGREQLGWASRDGKHLNISIDGKITHK; encoded by the coding sequence TTGGGCATTTCCCGCAAAATATCCCTTATTCTGTCCATACTGGCAGTGTGCCTGCCGATGCATGCACACGCCTCAGATTTGGCAAACGATTCTTTTATCCGGCAGGTTCTCGACCGTCAGCATTTCGAACCCGACGGGAAATACCACCTATTCGGCAGCAGGGGGGAACTTGCCGAGCGCAGCGGTCATATCGGATTGGGAAACATACAAAGCCATCAGTTGGGCAACCTGTTCATCCAGCAGGCGGCCATTAAAGGAAATATCGGCTACATTGTCCGCTTTTCCGATCACGGGCACGAAGTCCATTCCCCCTTCGACAACCATGCCTCACATTCCGATTCTGATGAAGCCGGTAGTCCCGTTGACGGATTCAGCCTTTACCGCATCCATTGGGACGGATACGAACACCATCCCGCCGACGGCTATGACGGGCCACAGGGCGGCGGCTATCCCGCTCCCAAAGGCGCGAGGGATATATACAGCTACGACATAAAAGGCGTTGCCCAAAATATCCGCCTCAACCTGACCGACAACCGCAGCACCGGACAACGGCTTGTCGACCGTTTCCACAATACCGGTAGTATGCTGACGCAAGGAGTAGGCGACGGATTCAAACGCGCCACCCGATACAGCCCCGAGCTGGACAGATCGGGCAATGCCGCCGAAGCTTTCAACGGCACTGCAGATATCGTCAAAAACATCATCGGCGCGGCAGGAGAAATTGTCGGCGCAGGCGATGCCGTGCAGGGTATAAGCGAAGGCTCAAACATTGCTGTTATGCACGGCTTGGGTCTGCTTTCCACCGAAAACAAGATGGCGCGCATCAACGATTTGGCAGATATGGCGCAACTCAAAGACTATGCCGCAGCAGCCATCCGCGATTGGGCAGTCCAAAACCCCAATGCCGCACAAGGCATAGAAGCCGTCAGCAATATCTTTACGGCAGTCATCCCCGTCAAAGGGATTGGAGCTGTTCGGGGAAAATACGGCTTGGGCGGCATCACGGCACATCCTGTCAAGCGGTCGCAGATGGGCGAGATCGCATTGCCGAAAGGGAAATCCGCCGTCAGCGACAATTTTGCCGATGCGGCATACGCCAAATACCCGTCCCCTTACCATTCCCGAAATATCCGTTCAAACTTGGAGCAGCGTTACGGCAAAGAAAACATCACCTCCTCAACCGTGCCGCCGTCAAACGGAAAGAATGTGAAACTGGCAAACAAACGCCACCCGAAGACCAAAGTGCCGTTTGACGGTAAAGGGTTTCCGAATTTTGAAAAAGACGTAAAATACGATACGAGAATTAATACCGCTGTACCACAAGTGAATCCTATAGATGAACCCGTCTTTAATCCTAAAGGTTCTGTCGGATCGGCTCATTCTTGGTCTATAACTGCCAGAATTCAATACGCAAAATTACCAAGGCAAGGTAGAATCAGATATATCCCACCTAAAAATTACTCTCCTTCAGCACCGCTACCAAAAGGACCTAATAATGGATATTTGGATAAATTTGGTAATGAATGGACTAAAGGTCCATCAAGAACTAAAGGTCAAGAATTTGAATGGGATGTTCAATTGTCTAAAACAGGAAGAGAGCAACTTGGATGGGCTAGTAGGGATGGTAAGCATTTAAATATATCAATTGATGGAAAGATTACACACAAATGA
- the nudB gene encoding dihydroneopterin triphosphate diphosphatase, whose protein sequence is MPMAKPLKYPVSALVVLYSGDGGILLIERTHPKGFWQSVTGSLEPGETVAQTARREVWEETGILLADGQLQDWHDSTVYEIYHHWRHRYPKGVFENREHLFSAEIPRDTPITLQPEEHVSYGWFDMEEAAEKVFSSSNRCAILELGRFLGKR, encoded by the coding sequence ATGCCGATGGCAAAACCGCTCAAATACCCCGTTTCCGCACTGGTCGTCCTTTATAGCGGGGACGGCGGCATCCTGCTCATCGAACGCACGCATCCGAAAGGATTTTGGCAGTCGGTAACCGGCAGCCTCGAACCGGGCGAAACCGTCGCCCAAACGGCAAGGCGCGAAGTTTGGGAAGAAACCGGCATCCTGCTGGCGGACGGGCAGCTTCAAGACTGGCACGACAGCACGGTTTACGAAATCTACCACCACTGGCGGCACCGCTATCCAAAAGGCGTGTTTGAAAACCGCGAACACCTCTTCTCTGCCGAAATCCCGCGTGATACGCCCATCACCCTGCAACCCGAAGAACACGTCTCCTACGGTTGGTTCGATATGGAAGAAGCGGCGGAAAAAGTGTTTTCCTCGTCCAACAGGTGCGCGATTCTGGAACTGGGCAGGTTTTTGGGCAAACGGTAA
- a CDS encoding inorganic diphosphatase: MADFNQILTTGDVDGGIINVVNEIPAGSNHKIEWNRKLAAFQLDRVEPAIFAKPTNYGFIPQTLDEDGDELDVLLVTEQPLATGVFLEARVIGVMKFVDDGEVDDKIVCVPADDRNNGNAYKTLSDLPQQLIKQIEFHFNHYKDLKKAGTTKVESWGDAEEAKKVIKESIERWNKQA, translated from the coding sequence ATGGCAGACTTCAACCAAATCCTGACCACCGGCGACGTGGACGGCGGCATCATCAACGTCGTCAACGAAATCCCCGCCGGCAGCAACCACAAAATCGAGTGGAACCGCAAACTCGCCGCATTCCAACTCGACCGCGTCGAACCCGCCATCTTCGCCAAACCGACCAACTACGGCTTCATTCCCCAAACTTTGGACGAAGACGGCGACGAATTGGACGTGCTGCTCGTTACCGAACAACCTCTGGCAACCGGCGTATTCTTGGAAGCGCGCGTTATCGGCGTGATGAAATTCGTTGACGACGGCGAAGTAGACGACAAAATCGTCTGCGTTCCTGCCGACGACCGCAACAACGGCAACGCCTACAAAACTTTGTCCGATTTGCCGCAACAGCTCATCAAACAAATCGAGTTCCACTTCAACCATTACAAAGACCTGAAAAAAGCAGGTACGACCAAAGTCGAATCTTGGGGCGATGCGGAAGAAGCGAAAAAAGTCATCAAAGAATCCATCGAACGTTGGAACAAACAGGCATAA
- a CDS encoding NGO_0222 family membrane protein, which translates to MNRRKIYLLSVALFTLAFMLLVLFGAYLLTVGSKAFAVASFLFAFGALFGQIGALALYLRHKSLRAAPSSSQGNRYV; encoded by the coding sequence ATGAACCGCCGAAAAATCTATCTGTTGTCTGTTGCCCTCTTCACACTGGCATTTATGCTGCTCGTCCTCTTTGGTGCTTATCTGCTGACCGTCGGCAGCAAAGCCTTCGCCGTCGCCTCCTTCCTTTTTGCATTCGGCGCGCTGTTCGGGCAAATCGGCGCACTCGCCCTCTACCTGCGGCACAAATCCCTACGCGCCGCCCCATCTTCATCACAGGGAAACCGCTATGTCTGA